CAATTATCTGACGAAGAAGTTGAAAGGATGAAGCTGTTTAAATGAATTTAATCGTTTTTTTATTGATAGTAAACGTAACGGGAGATTTTCAGCCTTCTCCTGCCAGAGCAATATTCTCTTCAGTTTTAATTCCTGGAGGAGGGCAGTTTTATACAGGTAGAACAACGAGAGGAATAATAATAGGAACGATAGAAGGTTTAATGTTATCTTCCACCGTCTATAATCATTTCAAATACAAACATTATTTGAATGAATTTGAGAGAACAGGAAACATTGAAGACAGTCTAAGATATAGAGGTTTTTACGACATGAGAAACAATATGTTGTGGTGGGATGCCTTTGTTATTGCTGTTTCTGCGGTTGACGCTTATGTTGGCGCCAAGATGTATGCTTATTACGAACACCAGGAAAATGGCGACGGAAGAATAAATATTGGATGGGTTTTAAATTGGTAAATGTTTCACGTGAAACATTTATAGATCAATTTAATGTAAATTTGGAAAAAATTGATAAACTGCTTTTGTTTGAGAAATTATTAATAGAAACGCTTTCAACACATCAGATAATATCGAGAAAAGATGAAAAAAAGATTTGGAACAGACATATCCTCGATAGTTTAATGATGATGTTTCACGTGAAACATTACAATATTGATGTAATAGACGATGTCGGATCGGGAGGGGGTTTTCCTGGCCTGGTTCTGGCCGTGGTTATAGATGAATTAAAAGTCAGACTTGTCGAAAGAAAAATAAAAAAGTGTAATTTTCTCGCTCAGGTAATAAAAAAACTTGGATTAAAGAATGTTGATATAATTTGTCGTGATTCATTCGAAAAAAAAATATTTTCAGACTTCTTAGTTACCAGGGCCGTTTTCGGTGAAAAAGCCAGCGGAAATATTTATAAACTGATTTCGGATAAAGGAATTTTTTTTAACTATCAGAACGAACTATATCCTATAAGTAAATTAAAGATAATAAATAAACTGGATTACGTTTTACCTGGTGAAGAAAAAAAGAGATATTTAGTGGCGTACAGAAAATCCTTATTATGAAAACGCACACTACAAGAAGTGTATTTTTAGCTTTTATCGCTATGACACTCTGGTCAACAGTAGCAACGGCTTTTTCTATTGCTCTTAAAAATACCGATTTTTATGAAGTTCTGTTTATTTCAATTAATACATCGACGGTTGTTTTATTTGCAGCTGTTTTAGTCACCGGGAAATTAAAAAAGATTTTCAACTTGAAAAGTATTTATAAATCTTCTATATATGGGATATTGAATCCATTTATATACTACATAGTTTTGTTCAAGGCTTATTCGCTTTTAAAAATTCAAGTTGCACAAGGATTGAATTACACATGGCCGATAGTATTGTCTGTGCTGTCATTATTTTTTTTAAAACAAAATATGAAGATTAAGGATTTTATTGCTCTTTTTTTAAGTTTCACCGGAGCTCTAATACTTATTTTTGGAACCGGACAAGAGTCACTTGGTCAAAACAACTTTATCGGAGTGTGTCTGGGAATATTAAGCTCGTTGATATGGTCTTTTTTTTGGATTTTCAATATTAAAGACAAACGTGACGATGTTGTAAAAATGTTCCTTAATTTCTTGTTTGGATCTATTTATGTAACGATTTTATTTTTTATAACGCGCGGAACATTTGTTTCATTAAATACGGGTTTCTATTCTTCTGTTTACATTGGTCTTTTTGAGATGAGTTTGACTTTCATTATATGGATTTTCGCATTGAAAAACTCCGATAAAACATCACGGGTCAGCAATATAATTTATCTAACTCCATTTCTTTCACTTGTGTTTATTCATTTTATCGGGCAGGAAAAAATTAAACTGACAACTGTTGTTGGTTTGATTATAATACTTATCGGAATATTTATACAGAATCTGGATAAAAAAAAGTGCTTTAAACTGCAAAAATCAGGTGCAGTTTTGTGAGAGAGAGACTTGAAAATGCTTTTAAATTCTTTCTGTCATCTCGACGGGATAAATTTGAAAAGGGAAGAAAAAATCTGGGACAACGGAATCAAGAATTGGGAAGAAGCTTTATCGGCAGAATTTCTCTGTGACTCCTCAAAAAACGACCTCCTTGAATTTAGAAAAGGGATTGAACTCTCGTATCAAAAATTAGAAGAAAAAGCCACGGATTATTTTTTTGATAAAATTCCTCGCGATCAACACTGGAGGTTTTTCAGAGAATTTAAGGACGAGATGGCTTATCTGGACATAGAAACTACAGGATTGACAAGGTTTGATTCTGTGACAGTTGTTTCTATATATCACAAAGGGAAACTCGGAATCTATGTAAAGGGTATAAATTTCGATAAACTTCTCACGGACATCACAATTCCTAGAATATTTGTTACTTACAACGGGAACAAATTCGATTTGCCTTTTCTGGAGAATTATTTTGGAATAAAAATATTTCAAAACAGAATAGACTTGAGATACGTCCTGTCAAATTTGGGATACAGAGGCGGTTTAAAGAAATGCGAAAAAATGCTAGGAATTAGTAGAGAAGGAATGAAGAATATAGACGGCAATGTTGCCGTCATGCTTTG
The sequence above is drawn from the candidate division WOR-3 bacterium genome and encodes:
- the rsmG gene encoding 16S rRNA (guanine(527)-N(7))-methyltransferase RsmG — its product is MGFKLVNVSRETFIDQFNVNLEKIDKLLLFEKLLIETLSTHQIISRKDEKKIWNRHILDSLMMMFHVKHYNIDVIDDVGSGGGFPGLVLAVVIDELKVRLVERKIKKCNFLAQVIKKLGLKNVDIICRDSFEKKIFSDFLVTRAVFGEKASGNIYKLISDKGIFFNYQNELYPISKLKIINKLDYVLPGEEKKRYLVAYRKSLL
- a CDS encoding DMT family transporter; its protein translation is MKTHTTRSVFLAFIAMTLWSTVATAFSIALKNTDFYEVLFISINTSTVVLFAAVLVTGKLKKIFNLKSIYKSSIYGILNPFIYYIVLFKAYSLLKIQVAQGLNYTWPIVLSVLSLFFLKQNMKIKDFIALFLSFTGALILIFGTGQESLGQNNFIGVCLGILSSLIWSFFWIFNIKDKRDDVVKMFLNFLFGSIYVTILFFITRGTFVSLNTGFYSSVYIGLFEMSLTFIIWIFALKNSDKTSRVSNIIYLTPFLSLVFIHFIGQEKIKLTTVVGLIIILIGIFIQNLDKKKCFKLQKSGAVL
- a CDS encoding ribonuclease H-like domain-containing protein — translated: MKMLLNSFCHLDGINLKREEKIWDNGIKNWEEALSAEFLCDSSKNDLLEFRKGIELSYQKLEEKATDYFFDKIPRDQHWRFFREFKDEMAYLDIETTGLTRFDSVTVVSIYHKGKLGIYVKGINFDKLLTDITIPRIFVTYNGNKFDLPFLENYFGIKIFQNRIDLRYVLSNLGYRGGLKKCEKMLGISREGMKNIDGNVAVMLWEDYKHNKNIKALKTLIAYNVSDTVNLEKLSAIAYNENVKRTKRNFGFLEMTEKKSVPFFPNPTTVKKLLQNLK